From Tachypleus tridentatus isolate NWPU-2018 chromosome 8, ASM421037v1, whole genome shotgun sequence, a single genomic window includes:
- the LOC143224266 gene encoding vitellogenin-2-like yields the protein MRGETTLLLLACVVLTVVCQRAPEVFSSWHHYHYDYHARLLAGLPTVNDQYSGLEIWADLKLYPTGSQLNYGLSKFILKLDGVQVAKLHRSVSDLHHTVVHKEYAGTSVYQEKLSIPVIVHIEGNLVKYIEVDNTDPIWSVNMKRAVLSTMQMKVVPKNPDVFSLEEDVPLTDDVVISYKVYEDGIGGNCETYIKSSLFNHLTFPVKILF from the exons ATGAGGGGAGAGACAACTTTACTGTTACTGGCATGTGTGG TCTTAACAGTGGTCTGTCAGAGAGCGCCCGAAG TTTTCTCCAGTTGGCACCATTATCACTATGACTACCATGCCAGATTGTTGGCTGGACTCCCTACCGTAAATGATCAATATTCCGGGCTCGAGATTTGGGCTGACTTGAAATTATATCCAACAGGTTCCCAGTTGAATTATGGCCTgagcaaatttattttaaag CTTGATGGCGTTCAAGTTGCTAAACTCCACCGAAGTGTGTCCGATCTACACCATACAGTGGTACACAAGGAGTACGCGGGGACTTCAGTATACCAGGAAAAACTTTCGATACCAGTGATAGTCCATATAGAGGGAAATCTG GTTAAATATATTGAAGTCGATAATACGGATCCCATTTGGTCAGTAAATATGAAACGGGCAGTCTTGAGTACAATGCAGATGAAAGTAGTCCCGAAGAATCCAGATGTGTtttcccttgaagaagatgtccCGTTGACAGATGACGTCGTTATTAGCTACAAAGTCTACGAA GATGGTATTGGTGGGAACTGTGAAACGTATATCAAATCCAGTCTCTTCAATCACCTGACTTTCCCAGTCAAGATCCTGTTTTGA